A stretch of the Pseudomonas cavernicola genome encodes the following:
- a CDS encoding acetyl-CoA C-acetyltransferase yields MPEAYIVDAVRTPTGRRKGGLSHIHAADLGAHVLRALVERNGIPDHEYDDVIFGCVDTIGPLAGDIARTSWLAAGLSQEVPGTTIDRQCGSSQQAVHFAAQAVMSGTQDVVIAGGVQTMTQIPISSAMTAAEPLGFTDPFTGSEGWVQRYGKQPPTQFRSAQMIAEKWGLSRAELEAYALESHNRALRAIEEGRFAREIVPLAGVQHDETPRRTSLEKMAELDFLFGCDRVTAAVSSQTCDAASAMLIVSEAALKRYGLTPRARIQHLSVRAEDPVWMLTAPIPATAYALKRAGMSLDQIDRVEINEAFASVAMAWLKETGYPHEQTNVNGGAIALGHPLGATGTRLMTSLLHELERSGGRYGLQTMCEGGGQANVTIIERL; encoded by the coding sequence ATGCCCGAAGCCTACATAGTCGACGCCGTCCGTACCCCTACCGGTCGGCGCAAGGGTGGCCTGAGCCACATCCACGCCGCCGACCTGGGTGCGCACGTGCTGCGCGCACTGGTCGAGCGCAACGGCATTCCCGATCACGAGTACGATGACGTGATCTTCGGTTGCGTCGACACCATCGGTCCGCTGGCCGGCGACATCGCCCGTACCAGCTGGCTGGCTGCCGGGTTGTCGCAGGAGGTGCCGGGCACCACCATCGACCGCCAGTGCGGTTCCTCGCAGCAGGCCGTGCATTTCGCCGCGCAGGCGGTGATGAGCGGTACCCAGGATGTAGTGATCGCCGGTGGCGTGCAGACCATGACGCAGATCCCGATCTCTTCGGCGATGACCGCTGCCGAGCCGCTAGGCTTTACCGATCCTTTCACCGGCTCGGAAGGCTGGGTACAGCGGTACGGCAAGCAGCCGCCGACCCAGTTCCGCTCGGCGCAGATGATCGCCGAGAAGTGGGGGCTGTCCCGTGCCGAGCTGGAAGCCTATGCCTTGGAGTCCCACAACCGCGCCCTGCGCGCCATCGAGGAGGGCCGCTTCGCCCGCGAAATCGTCCCGCTGGCCGGCGTGCAGCATGACGAAACCCCGCGCCGGACCAGCCTCGAGAAGATGGCCGAGCTGGACTTCCTGTTCGGCTGCGACCGGGTTACCGCGGCAGTCTCCAGCCAGACCTGCGACGCCGCCAGCGCTATGTTGATCGTCTCGGAGGCGGCACTGAAGCGCTACGGCCTGACCCCGCGGGCGCGCATCCAACACCTCAGCGTGCGCGCCGAAGACCCGGTCTGGATGCTTACCGCGCCGATTCCGGCCACCGCCTACGCACTCAAACGCGCCGGCATGAGCCTGGATCAGATCGACCGGGTGGAGATCAACGAAGCCTTCGCCTCGGTGGCCATGGCCTGGCTGAAAGAGACCGGCTATCCGCACGAGCAGACCAACGTCAACGGCGGCGCCATCGCCCTCGGCCATCCGCTCGGCGCCACCGGTACTCGCCTGATGACCAGCTTGCTGCACGAGCTGGAACGCAGTGGCGGCCGCTACGGCCTGCAGACCATGTGCGAAGGCGGCGGGCAGGCCAACGTGACCATCATCGAACGGCTTTGA
- a CDS encoding acyl-CoA dehydrogenase family protein — MDFSFSQDQLLFQANVRSFLTNEVTPERIRELWQTDSGRSDELWAQLVELGLTALSVPEAFGGLGLNELDFVLLAQECGYAGLPEPLVDSMLVGVPLLTALDDTHLALKSEWLTRVAEGRARLAVGQPGNQLVADAQVADLLLLAHGDEVHAVPRSVVSLTRNESVDPSRQLFRVDWTPSAATCVAEAEQGRMLWAATFNRGALGTAAQLLGLAKRMVDLAVDYSFERKQFGKPVGSFQAVKHLMANVAVQIEFAKGPLYRAAYAVAHSLPGQDVQVSHAKLVCAEAALLAAKNAIQTHGAMGYTWEVDLQLFMKRAWALDKVWGDRGQHKARIRAALFDGDISLGAGQTF, encoded by the coding sequence ATGGACTTTAGCTTTAGCCAGGATCAACTGCTGTTTCAGGCCAACGTCAGGAGCTTCCTGACTAACGAGGTCACCCCGGAGCGCATCCGCGAACTCTGGCAAACCGACAGCGGCCGCAGCGACGAGCTCTGGGCGCAATTGGTCGAACTGGGCCTGACCGCCCTGAGCGTGCCGGAAGCCTTCGGCGGCTTGGGTCTGAACGAGCTGGACTTCGTCCTGCTGGCCCAGGAGTGCGGCTATGCCGGCCTGCCGGAACCGCTAGTGGACAGCATGTTGGTCGGCGTGCCGCTGCTCACCGCCTTGGACGATACGCATCTGGCTCTCAAGAGCGAGTGGCTGACGCGGGTGGCCGAGGGCCGAGCGCGCTTGGCGGTGGGCCAGCCGGGCAATCAACTGGTGGCCGACGCTCAGGTCGCCGACCTGTTGTTGCTGGCCCACGGCGACGAAGTGCACGCCGTGCCGCGTTCGGTGGTGAGCCTGACCCGTAACGAGTCGGTCGACCCCAGCCGGCAGCTGTTTCGTGTCGACTGGACGCCGAGTGCCGCCACCTGCGTCGCCGAAGCCGAGCAGGGCCGGATGCTGTGGGCTGCGACCTTCAATCGCGGTGCTCTGGGCACGGCTGCCCAGTTGCTGGGCCTGGCCAAGCGCATGGTCGATCTGGCGGTGGACTACAGCTTCGAGCGCAAGCAGTTCGGCAAGCCGGTCGGCTCCTTCCAGGCGGTCAAGCACCTGATGGCCAACGTCGCGGTGCAGATCGAGTTCGCCAAGGGGCCGCTGTACCGCGCCGCCTACGCGGTCGCCCACAGTCTGCCGGGGCAGGATGTGCAGGTATCCCACGCCAAGCTGGTTTGCGCCGAGGCCGCGCTGTTGGCGGCGAAGAACGCCATCCAGACCCATGGCGCCATGGGCTACACCTGGGAGGTCGACCTGCAACTGTTTATGAAACGCGCCTGGGCCCTGGACAAGGTCTGGGGCGACCGCGGCCAGCACAAGGCGCGGATTCGGGCGGCGTTGTTCGACGGGGATATCAGCCTGGGTGCCGGCCAGACCTTCTAA
- a CDS encoding acyl-CoA dehydrogenase: MELTYTPGQQAFRAEVRAWLAANVPSEPLLSFDTEAGFGQHRAWEAKLNEGRWGMVTWPTELGGRGCDLIEWLIFEEEYYRAGAPARVNQNGIFLLGPTLMEFGSEEQKARFLPRMATGEDIWAQGWSEPGAGSDMAAIRAKAERVGDKYIINGQKTWSTRAVWADWLFGIFRTDPQSSRHNGLTFILLPLDSPGITVRPIPQLNGLPGFAEIFFDDVEVPVQNVLGGEGMGWHVAMSTAGFERGLMLRSPARFQESARRLVELYLANREEADRDPAIGEAVMRAYLDAEAYTLATYMTASSLVQGGKIGPESSTNKIFWSELDQRIHETAMSILGVRAELLPGAPDAGEVGHWLDGFLFAQAGPIYAGTNEIQRNIIAERMLGMPRA, from the coding sequence ATGGAACTGACCTATACACCGGGCCAGCAGGCCTTCCGCGCCGAGGTGCGCGCCTGGCTGGCGGCCAACGTACCGAGCGAGCCGCTGCTGTCCTTCGACACCGAAGCCGGCTTCGGCCAGCACCGCGCCTGGGAGGCCAAGCTCAATGAGGGCCGCTGGGGCATGGTGACCTGGCCGACCGAGCTGGGCGGGCGCGGCTGCGATCTGATCGAGTGGCTGATTTTCGAGGAAGAGTATTACCGCGCCGGGGCTCCGGCACGGGTCAACCAGAACGGCATCTTCCTGCTCGGCCCGACCCTGATGGAGTTCGGCAGTGAGGAGCAGAAGGCGCGCTTCCTGCCGCGCATGGCCACCGGCGAAGACATCTGGGCCCAGGGCTGGTCGGAGCCGGGCGCCGGTTCCGACATGGCGGCGATCCGCGCCAAGGCCGAGCGGGTCGGCGACAAGTACATCATCAACGGCCAGAAGACCTGGTCGACCCGCGCGGTCTGGGCTGACTGGCTGTTCGGCATCTTCCGTACCGATCCGCAGTCCAGCCGCCATAACGGTCTGACTTTTATTTTGCTGCCGCTGGACAGCCCGGGCATCACGGTGCGGCCGATCCCGCAGCTCAATGGCTTGCCGGGTTTCGCCGAAATCTTCTTCGACGACGTCGAGGTGCCGGTGCAGAACGTGCTCGGCGGCGAAGGCATGGGCTGGCATGTGGCGATGTCCACCGCCGGTTTCGAGCGCGGCCTGATGCTGCGCTCGCCGGCGCGCTTCCAGGAAAGCGCCCGCCGTCTGGTGGAGCTGTACCTGGCCAACCGCGAGGAGGCCGACCGCGACCCGGCCATCGGCGAGGCGGTGATGCGCGCCTACCTGGATGCCGAGGCCTACACGCTGGCCACCTATATGACCGCCTCGAGCCTGGTGCAGGGCGGCAAGATCGGCCCGGAGTCCTCGACCAACAAGATCTTCTGGTCCGAGCTGGACCAGCGCATACACGAGACCGCCATGAGCATTCTCGGTGTGCGCGCCGAACTGCTGCCGGGGGCGCCTGACGCAGGCGAGGTCGGTCACTGGCTGGACGGTTTCCTGTTCGCCCAGGCCGGGCCGATCTACGCCGGTACCAACGAGATTCAGCGCAACATCATTGCCGAACGCATGCTTGGCATGCCCCGCGCTTGA
- a CDS encoding enoyl-CoA hydratase family protein, which produces MNKPFSVSIDTGIAELVFDRPPVNAFNCQGWADIASEIEALGRDAAVRVIVIRAEGRGFCAGVDIKELAADGNLIVAVNKGNYDSFKAIHRNPKPVIVAVHGFVLGGGIGLCGAADILVASDCARFGVPEVDRGAMGGGAHLQRLFPVQKVRHMYFTGEMIDAAEAYRLGAVERVVKREDLREAALQIARQIAAKSPAMIALAKEALNGIEDGNLEDKYRWEQGFTLEAYRSLDSQEARDSFVEKRSAHFNG; this is translated from the coding sequence ATGAACAAACCCTTTAGCGTCAGCATCGACACCGGCATCGCCGAGCTGGTGTTCGACCGGCCACCGGTGAACGCCTTCAACTGCCAGGGCTGGGCGGATATCGCCAGCGAAATCGAAGCCCTCGGCCGCGACGCCGCCGTGCGGGTGATCGTCATCCGCGCCGAGGGCCGCGGCTTCTGCGCCGGGGTGGATATCAAGGAACTGGCCGCCGACGGCAACCTGATAGTCGCGGTGAACAAGGGCAACTACGACAGCTTCAAGGCCATCCACCGCAATCCCAAGCCGGTGATAGTCGCGGTGCATGGCTTCGTCCTCGGCGGCGGCATCGGCCTCTGCGGCGCGGCGGACATTCTGGTCGCCTCCGACTGCGCACGCTTCGGCGTGCCCGAGGTGGACCGCGGTGCGATGGGCGGTGGTGCGCACCTGCAGCGCCTGTTCCCGGTGCAGAAGGTGCGCCACATGTACTTCACCGGCGAGATGATCGACGCCGCCGAGGCCTACCGCCTGGGCGCAGTGGAGCGGGTGGTCAAGCGCGAAGACCTGCGCGAGGCGGCACTGCAGATCGCTCGTCAGATCGCTGCCAAGAGCCCGGCGATGATCGCTCTGGCCAAGGAGGCGCTGAACGGCATCGAAGACGGCAACCTGGAAGACAAATACCGCTGGGAGCAGGGCTTCACCCTCGAAGCCTACCGCTCGCTGGACTCTCAAGAGGCGCGCGATTCCTTCGTGGAAAAACGCAGTGCCCACTTCAACGGCTAG
- a CDS encoding NAD(P)H-dependent flavin oxidoreductase — protein sequence MMVSLNTRLTELLGCRYPIIQTAMGWVADPKLVAATGNAGGFGFLAGATIEPERMEAAIVETRRLTDKPFGVNFHMYQPNAGEIVELVLRHKVKAVSYSRSPGKQMIARLKDAGVVCIPTVGALKHALKAVEMGADAVTVQGGEGGGHTGSVPTSLLLAQVVDAVSVPVVAAGGFKDGRGLVSALAYGAEGIAMGTRFLMSADSPVPHATLARYLAVRDPAAIIVSRAIDGMPQRMIRNELLNQLEQSGGLQRLLLALKSGLAYRKHSGMSLTQLLGSALKMRGAGELTAAQTIMAANAPMVIQKAMVEGLPAQGVLPAGQIAASIDSLPSCEELIGQIVREAEARLAELCRRAS from the coding sequence ATGATGGTCTCCCTGAATACCCGCCTGACCGAACTGCTCGGCTGCCGCTACCCGATCATCCAGACTGCCATGGGCTGGGTCGCCGACCCTAAATTGGTGGCGGCCACCGGCAATGCCGGCGGCTTCGGCTTCCTCGCCGGTGCCACCATCGAACCCGAGCGGATGGAGGCGGCGATTGTCGAAACCCGGCGCCTGACCGATAAGCCGTTCGGCGTGAACTTCCACATGTATCAGCCCAACGCCGGCGAAATCGTCGAGCTGGTGTTGCGTCATAAGGTCAAGGCGGTCAGCTACAGCCGCTCGCCGGGCAAGCAGATGATTGCCCGCCTGAAGGACGCCGGAGTGGTCTGCATTCCCACCGTCGGTGCCCTGAAGCACGCGCTGAAGGCGGTCGAGATGGGCGCCGACGCGGTCACCGTGCAAGGCGGCGAGGGCGGCGGGCATACCGGCTCGGTACCCACCTCGCTGCTGCTGGCGCAGGTAGTGGACGCGGTTTCGGTGCCGGTAGTCGCCGCTGGCGGCTTCAAGGATGGGCGCGGGCTGGTCTCGGCCCTGGCCTATGGCGCCGAAGGCATTGCCATGGGCACGCGCTTTCTGATGAGCGCCGACAGCCCGGTGCCGCACGCCACGCTGGCGCGCTATCTGGCGGTGCGCGACCCGGCGGCGATCATCGTCAGCCGCGCCATCGACGGCATGCCGCAACGGATGATCCGCAACGAACTGCTCAACCAGCTGGAGCAGTCGGGTGGCCTGCAGCGCCTGCTGCTGGCGCTGAAGAGCGGCTTGGCCTACCGCAAGCACAGCGGCATGAGCCTGACCCAGCTGCTCGGCAGCGCACTGAAGATGCGCGGCGCCGGCGAGCTGACGGCGGCCCAGACCATCATGGCCGCCAATGCGCCGATGGTGATCCAGAAGGCCATGGTCGAGGGCCTGCCGGCCCAAGGCGTGCTGCCCGCCGGGCAAATTGCCGCAAGCATAGACAGCCTGCCGAGCTGCGAAGAATTGATTGGCCAGATAGTCCGGGAAGCCGAAGCGCGCCTGGCCGAGCTGTGCCGCCGAGCATCCTGA
- a CDS encoding enoyl-CoA hydratase, which translates to MSEQNDQEVEVVLYEVRGAIALVTMNRPEYHNAQNSRMTYALDAAFRRACDDDAVKVIVLRGAGKHFSAGHDIGTPGRDVNQSFERASLWYDHVNKPGGEFLYAREQEVYLGMCRRWREMPKPTIAMVQGACIAGGLMLAWVCDLIVASDDSYYADPVVRMGIPGVEYFAHVHELNPRIAKEFLFLGERMSAERAYQMGMLNKVVPRDVLEDVTLDVAGRIAQMPRLGLQLSKQAVNNAEDLMGKRATMDMVFGLHHFAHVHNELTSGDKLGGYDAKAMASSQRKATEA; encoded by the coding sequence ATGAGCGAGCAGAACGATCAAGAGGTCGAGGTGGTGCTCTACGAGGTGCGCGGCGCTATCGCCCTCGTCACCATGAACCGCCCCGAGTACCACAACGCGCAGAACTCGCGGATGACCTATGCGCTGGACGCCGCCTTCCGCCGCGCCTGCGACGACGACGCGGTGAAGGTCATAGTGCTACGCGGCGCCGGCAAGCACTTCTCCGCCGGCCACGACATCGGCACCCCAGGGCGCGATGTGAACCAGAGCTTCGAGCGCGCCAGCCTCTGGTACGACCACGTCAACAAACCCGGCGGCGAGTTTCTCTACGCCCGTGAGCAGGAGGTCTACCTCGGTATGTGCCGGCGCTGGCGCGAGATGCCCAAGCCGACCATCGCCATGGTCCAGGGCGCCTGCATCGCCGGCGGCCTGATGCTGGCCTGGGTCTGCGACCTGATAGTCGCCTCGGATGATTCCTACTACGCCGATCCGGTGGTGCGCATGGGCATTCCAGGGGTGGAGTACTTCGCCCATGTGCACGAGCTGAACCCGCGCATCGCCAAGGAGTTCCTCTTCCTCGGCGAGCGCATGTCGGCCGAACGCGCCTACCAGATGGGCATGCTCAACAAGGTGGTGCCGCGCGACGTGCTGGAGGACGTGACGCTGGACGTCGCCGGGCGCATCGCGCAAATGCCGCGCCTCGGCCTGCAACTGAGCAAGCAGGCGGTGAATAACGCCGAGGACCTGATGGGCAAGCGCGCCACCATGGACATGGTGTTCGGCCTGCACCACTTCGCCCACGTGCACAACGAGCTGACTTCCGGCGACAAGCTTGGCGGCTATGACGCCAAGGCCATGGCCAGCTCACAACGCAAAGCGACGGAGGCGTGA
- a CDS encoding CoA-transferase subunit beta, protein MTTNAMTYSLAELLICAASEAWRDDGEVLATGIGVIPRLAASLSMLSSNPELLMTDSEAFMVAEPVPLGARNGYKPKFDSWMGFSRIFDNVWGGKRHALVGPTQIDRFGQANISCIGDYAKPKAQMLGVRGFPGNSISHANSFLVPSHNRRVFVEGEVDVVASVGYNPARLARGWSLEEIDIRLIVTDLCVLDFQGPQRQMRIRSLHPGVTVAEVQDNTSFALHIANAIPTTAAPSVEQLMLIQQLDPHNLRANQLKDNPPGERSPR, encoded by the coding sequence ATGACTACTAATGCAATGACTTACAGCCTGGCTGAACTCTTGATCTGCGCCGCCTCAGAGGCCTGGCGTGATGACGGCGAGGTACTGGCCACGGGCATCGGCGTGATCCCGCGTCTGGCCGCGTCCCTGAGTATGCTCAGCTCCAACCCCGAGCTGCTGATGACCGACTCGGAGGCTTTTATGGTCGCCGAGCCGGTGCCGCTCGGTGCGCGTAACGGCTACAAACCGAAGTTCGACAGCTGGATGGGCTTTTCGCGCATCTTCGACAACGTTTGGGGCGGCAAGCGCCATGCCCTGGTCGGCCCGACCCAGATCGACCGCTTCGGTCAGGCCAACATCTCCTGCATCGGCGACTATGCCAAACCCAAGGCGCAGATGCTCGGCGTGCGCGGCTTTCCCGGCAACTCCATCAGCCATGCCAACTCCTTCCTAGTGCCTAGCCACAACCGCCGGGTGTTCGTCGAGGGTGAGGTCGATGTGGTCGCCTCGGTCGGCTACAACCCGGCGCGTCTGGCCCGCGGCTGGTCGCTGGAGGAGATCGACATCCGCCTGATCGTCACCGACCTCTGCGTGCTGGATTTCCAGGGCCCGCAGCGGCAGATGCGGATCCGCTCGCTGCACCCGGGCGTAACTGTGGCCGAGGTACAGGACAACACCAGCTTCGCCCTGCATATCGCGAACGCGATTCCGACCACCGCAGCGCCGAGCGTGGAGCAACTGATGCTGATCCAGCAGTTGGATCCGCACAACCTGCGCGCCAACCAACTGAAAGACAACCCGCCGGGTGAGCGCAGCCCGCGCTGA
- a CDS encoding CoA transferase subunit A, with protein MDKRLTTAEIVGQLRDGMTIGIGGWGPRRKPMALVREILRSDLKDLTVVAYGGADVGMLCAAGKLKKLVFAFVSLDFIPLEPYFRKARQDGAIEVMEIDEGMLLLGLKAAAMRVPFIPTAVGLGTDVLTHNPELKLIASPYADGKDWVAMPALKLDAALVHVDRADQRGVCQISGPDHYMDDLFVRAAERAYVSCDELVDSSYFHSNPEQARQVFWERNQTSAVVHVPGGAHPSSCAPLYGFDIAHFKAYNASAQEPGGWQAYVEQYLNGTEEQYREKVGGLAAIRKLPLPVF; from the coding sequence ATGGATAAGCGTTTGACCACGGCCGAGATAGTCGGCCAGTTACGCGACGGCATGACGATCGGGATCGGTGGGTGGGGCCCGCGGCGCAAGCCGATGGCGCTGGTGCGCGAGATCCTCCGTTCCGATCTCAAGGACCTTACGGTGGTCGCCTACGGCGGTGCCGATGTCGGCATGCTCTGCGCGGCCGGCAAGCTCAAGAAGCTGGTGTTCGCCTTCGTTTCGCTGGACTTCATTCCGCTCGAACCTTACTTCCGCAAGGCTCGCCAGGACGGCGCCATCGAGGTGATGGAAATCGACGAGGGCATGCTGCTGCTGGGGCTGAAGGCTGCAGCCATGCGGGTACCCTTTATCCCCACCGCGGTGGGCCTGGGCACCGATGTGCTGACCCACAATCCGGAGCTGAAGCTGATTGCCTCGCCCTATGCCGATGGCAAGGACTGGGTCGCCATGCCGGCGCTCAAGCTGGACGCAGCGCTGGTGCATGTCGACCGCGCGGACCAGCGCGGCGTTTGCCAGATCAGCGGGCCGGACCACTACATGGACGACCTGTTCGTCCGCGCTGCGGAGCGGGCCTATGTCAGCTGCGACGAGTTGGTTGACAGCAGCTATTTCCACAGCAACCCGGAGCAGGCGCGCCAGGTGTTCTGGGAGCGCAACCAGACCAGCGCCGTGGTGCATGTGCCGGGCGGTGCCCACCCCAGCTCCTGCGCGCCGCTGTATGGCTTCGATATCGCGCATTTCAAGGCCTACAACGCCTCGGCCCAGGAGCCGGGTGGCTGGCAGGCCTATGTCGAGCAGTACCTGAACGGCACGGAAGAGCAGTACCGGGAAAAGGTCGGCGGCTTGGCTGCCATCCGCAAGCTACCCCTGCCGGTTTTCTAA
- a CDS encoding VOC family protein yields the protein MDIRGLGYVTVLSTDLNRWREYGTQVLGMMAAAGPLEDAVLYLKMDERHYRILVEQGEQDGYGASGWEVAGKAAFEQAIAELEQADVPVQRGSAAQARVRKVQELACFSDPDGNRHELFWGPLQDFARFVSPVGVKGFVTNELGMGHVVLPAPSFERCRDFYERVLGFGLSDLMKVRFTPDPAEPEKRIHFMHCNNGRHHSLAIFECPMPHGCVHMMLEVNALDEVGRALDRMQAHGVKLSATLGQHTNDQMVSFYMKTPSGFDLEYGYDGLVVDWNQHTPFESTVVSHWGHDFSVGRQ from the coding sequence ATGGATATCCGTGGTCTGGGTTATGTCACCGTCTTATCCACCGATCTGAACCGCTGGCGCGAATACGGCACGCAGGTGCTGGGCATGATGGCCGCTGCCGGCCCGCTTGAGGATGCGGTGCTCTACCTGAAGATGGATGAGCGCCACTACCGCATTCTGGTGGAGCAGGGCGAGCAGGACGGCTACGGTGCCAGCGGTTGGGAGGTGGCCGGCAAGGCCGCCTTCGAGCAGGCGATCGCCGAGCTGGAGCAGGCCGATGTGCCGGTGCAGCGCGGTAGCGCGGCGCAAGCTCGCGTGCGCAAGGTGCAGGAGTTGGCCTGCTTCAGCGACCCGGATGGCAACCGCCACGAGCTGTTTTGGGGCCCGCTGCAAGACTTCGCCCGCTTTGTCTCGCCGGTCGGCGTCAAGGGGTTCGTCACCAATGAGCTGGGCATGGGTCATGTGGTGTTGCCGGCGCCGAGCTTCGAGCGCTGCCGCGACTTCTATGAGCGGGTTCTGGGCTTTGGCCTGTCCGATCTGATGAAGGTGCGCTTCACCCCGGACCCGGCAGAGCCGGAGAAGCGCATCCACTTCATGCACTGCAATAACGGCCGCCACCATTCCCTGGCGATCTTCGAATGCCCGATGCCCCACGGCTGCGTGCACATGATGCTCGAGGTCAATGCCCTCGACGAGGTCGGCCGCGCGCTGGACCGCATGCAGGCGCACGGGGTCAAGCTGTCCGCCACCCTCGGCCAGCACACTAACGACCAGATGGTCTCCTTCTATATGAAGACTCCGTCCGGCTTCGACTTGGAGTATGGCTACGACGGCCTGGTGGTGGACTGGAACCAGCACACGCCATTCGAGAGCACCGTGGTCAGCCACTGGGGCCATGACTTCAGCGTTGGTCGCCAGTGA